A genomic segment from Juglans regia cultivar Chandler chromosome 14, Walnut 2.0, whole genome shotgun sequence encodes:
- the LOC108989708 gene encoding urea-proton symporter DUR3 — protein MDTTQSQCPPLGFSGVYYHISDAGCVRQSSFFQGKPVLSQGVGYSVILGFGAFFAVFTSFLVWLEKRYVGSRHTSEWFNTAGRNIKTGLIASVVVSQWTWAATILQSSNVAWEYGVSGPFWYASGATIQVLLFGVMAIEIKRKAPHAHTVCEIVKARWGTAAHIVFLAFCFLTNIIVTAMLLLGGSAVVNALTGVNIYAASFLIPLGVILYTLAGGLKATFLASYIHSVIVHIVLVIFVYLVYTASSELGSPSVLYNRLVEVASKSRTCEEPVSHDGQSCGPVSGNYKGSYLTMLSSGGLIFGIINIVGNFGTVFVDNGYWVSAIAARPSSTHKGYLLGGLVWFAVPFSLATSLGLGALALDLPITESEASHGLVPPATAIALMGKGGSVLLLTMLFMAVTSAGSSELIAVSSLCTYDIYRTYINPEASGKEILRVSRGVVLAFGCFMGMLAVILNKAGVSLGWMYLAMGVLIGSAVLPIAFMLLWKKANACGAILGATSGCVLGVITWLSVARIEYGRVNLDTTGRNAPMLAGNLVSILTGGAVHAICSILWPQNYDWHTTKQITLVEKEKSEQPEEEFNEEKLMVAKAWIIKWGVGFTVLIVILWPLLSLPAGVFSKGYFTFWAVIAIAWGTIGSAVIIGLPLIESWETIRSIFLAMFTNDKLMERVEEMNLKLQTIMLAIPEAEKIYLLEKEKAKKTKASE, from the exons ATGGATACGACTCAATCACAGTGCCCACCCTTGGGATTCTCGGGCGTCTACTACCATATCTCTGACGCTGGCTGTGTGAGACAAAGCAGTTTCTTTCAAGGGAAACCAGTACTTAGTCAAGGTGTCGGATACTCAGTTATTCTTGGTTTTGGTGCCTTCTTCGCTGTTTTCACATCCTTcctg GTATGGCTGGAAAAGCGTTATGTTGGGTCCCGCCATACGTCTGAATGGTTCAACACTGCAGGGAGAAACATTAAAACGGGACTTATTGCTAGTGTGGTTGTATCTCAG TGGACTTGGGCTGCTACGATTTTGCAAAGTTCCAATGTCGCTTGGGAGTATGGTGTTAGCGGACCTTTCTGGTATGCAAGTGGAGCTACCATCCAG GTACTCCTTTTTGGTGTAATGGCTATAGAGATAAAAAGAAAGGCTCCTCATGCTCATACTGTTTGTGAAATTGTGAAAGCTCG TTGGGGGACTGCCGCGCACATTGTCTTCCTTGCCTTCTGCTTTTTGACTAATATTATTGTAACAGCAATGTTGCTCCTTGGTGGATCTGCCGTTGTAAATGCACTCACTGGAGTGAACATTTATGCTGCTAGTTTTCTCATACCACTTGGGGTTATTTTGTACACATTAGCTGGAGGACTAAAAGCAACCTTCTTGGCAAGCTATATACATTCTGTTATAG TGCATATTGTTTTAGTCATCTTTGTCTACTTGGTTTACACGGCAAGCAGTGAGCTTGGTAGCCCCAGTGTATTATACAACCGTCTAGTTGAGGTAGCAAGCAAATCAAGAACATGTGAGGAGCCAGTTTCCCATGATGGGCAATCTTGTGGCCCTGTTAGTGGGAATTACAAAGGGTCTTACTTGACAATGTTGAGTTCAGGTGGTCTCATTTTTGGGAttatcaatattgttggcaactTTGGCACTGTGTTTGTTGACAAT GGATATTGGGTAAGTGCCATTGCTGCAAGACCTTCATCAACTCATAAGGGCTACTTGTTGGGTGGGCTGGTCTGGTTTGCAGTGCCGTTCTCTTTGGCGACATCACTGGGTTTGGGAGCACTGGCCCTTGATCTACCAATTACAGAAAGTGAGGCAAGCCATGGACTTGTTCCTCCTGCTACTGCTATAGCTTTAATGGGAAAAGGAGGATCTGTTCTTCTTCTTACTATGCTTTTCAT GGCAGTGACATCTGCTGGTTCATCTGAGCTAATAGCAGTTTCCTCATTATGCACATATGATATCTACCGCACTTACATAAATCCAGAGGCAAGTGGAAAGGAAATCCTTAGAGTGTCAAGGGGTGTTGTCCTCGCCTTTGGCTGCTTTATGGGAATGTTAGCAGTAATACTGAACAAAGCTGGAGTTTCTTTGGGTTGGATGTATCTTGCCATGGGAGTGCTTATTGGTTCAGCAGTTCTTCCCATTGCTTTTATGCTTCTATGGAAGAAAGCCAATGCATGCGGTGCCATCCTCGGTGCTACTAGTGGTTGTGTTCTTGGAGTAATCACTTGGCTCTCAGTTGCAAGAATAGAGTATGGCCGTGTGAATCTTGACACAACTGGTCGAAATGCACCAATGCTGGCTGGAAATCTTGTCTCTATACTTACTGGAGGAGCTGTTCACGCTATTTGTAGCATTTTGTGGCCTCAAAACTATGATTGGCATACAACTAAGCAGATCACACTGGTTGAGAAGGAAAAGAGTGAGCAGCCAGAAGAAGAGTTCAATGAGGAAAAGCTGATGGTGGCTAAAGCATGGATAATAAAATGGGGCGTTGGTTTTACTGTCTTGATTGTTATATTGTGGCCTCTTCTCTCCCTTCCAGCAG GAGTATTCAGTAAGGGGTACTTTACATTCTGGGCAGTGATTGCTATAGCATGGGGTACTATTGGTTCTGCTGTAATTATTGGTTTACCACTGATAGAAAGCTGGGAAACCATCCGAAGCATCTTTCTAGCCATGTTTACAAATGACAAGCTCATGGAAAGGGTTGAGGAGATGAATTTGAAGCTGCAGACAATCATGTTGGCTATACCTGAAGCAGAGAAAATTTACTTGCTTGAGAAAGAGAAGGCTAAGAAAACCAAAGCATCAGAGTAA